A genomic window from Pseudokineococcus lusitanus includes:
- a CDS encoding sugar ABC transporter substrate-binding protein — MRMSLRAVVAAAGIAALAVTTGCGGGGDTPTTPDAGSTPTTGGDTAAETTGAPQRGDADLVIWTDELKIGPITEIAEDFGEDNGITVAVQAVTDLQSNFITANAASNGPDVVVGAHDWIGNMVQNGAIDPLQITADQVSQYSPVAVDAVTYDEQLYGLPYGVEALVLYRNTDLVPEAPATLDEAFATGLELKAAGTVQSAFNLPVGELGDAYHMQPLYTSLGGYVFGRGADGGYDASDLGVGDEASQAAGARIAELGEGGSGALTRSVSGDNSIALFADGQAPFLLSGPWARADVEAAGFGWDVQAVPGFEGAGPAQPFTGIQAFYVASAGANKAFAQEFVGTTMNTEEAMKVMYDGANIPPSLTTLQESEVAADPQLQAYLDAANAGEPMPSIPQMGAVFEPLGQAYSAIIGGADGAETMVATGDTIRTAIAE; from the coding sequence ATGCGCATGTCCCTGAGGGCCGTCGTCGCCGCCGCCGGCATCGCCGCCCTGGCCGTCACGACCGGCTGCGGCGGGGGTGGGGACACCCCGACCACGCCGGACGCCGGCTCCACCCCGACGACGGGCGGCGACACCGCGGCCGAGACCACCGGCGCCCCCCAGCGCGGCGACGCCGACCTCGTCATCTGGACCGACGAGCTCAAGATCGGCCCCATCACGGAGATCGCCGAGGACTTCGGCGAGGACAACGGCATCACCGTCGCCGTCCAGGCCGTCACCGACCTGCAGTCGAACTTCATCACCGCCAACGCGGCGAGCAACGGCCCCGACGTCGTCGTCGGCGCCCACGACTGGATCGGCAACATGGTGCAGAACGGCGCCATCGACCCGCTGCAGATCACGGCCGACCAGGTGAGCCAGTACTCGCCGGTCGCGGTGGACGCCGTCACCTACGACGAGCAGCTCTACGGCCTGCCCTACGGCGTCGAGGCCCTCGTGCTCTACCGCAACACCGACCTCGTGCCGGAGGCGCCCGCGACCCTCGACGAGGCCTTCGCCACGGGCCTCGAGCTCAAGGCGGCCGGCACCGTCCAGTCGGCCTTCAACCTGCCCGTGGGCGAGCTCGGCGACGCGTACCACATGCAGCCGCTGTACACCTCGCTCGGCGGGTACGTCTTCGGCCGCGGCGCGGACGGCGGCTACGACGCCTCCGACCTCGGCGTCGGCGACGAGGCCTCCCAGGCCGCCGGCGCGCGCATCGCCGAGCTCGGCGAGGGCGGCTCCGGCGCCCTCACGCGCTCCGTCAGCGGTGACAACTCGATCGCCCTCTTCGCCGACGGCCAGGCGCCGTTCCTCCTCTCCGGCCCGTGGGCCCGGGCGGACGTCGAGGCCGCGGGCTTCGGCTGGGACGTCCAGGCCGTCCCCGGCTTCGAGGGCGCCGGCCCGGCGCAGCCCTTCACCGGCATCCAGGCCTTCTACGTGGCCTCGGCCGGCGCCAACAAGGCCTTCGCCCAGGAGTTCGTCGGCACCACGATGAACACCGAGGAGGCCATGAAGGTCATGTACGACGGCGCGAACATCCCGCCGAGCCTCACCACGCTCCAGGAGTCCGAGGTGGCCGCCGACCCGCAGCTGCAGGCCTACCTCGACGCGGCGAACGCGGGCGAGCCGATGCCGTCGATCCCGCAGATGGGCGCCGTCTTCGAGCCGCTCGGCCAGGCCTACTCGGCGATCATCGGCGGCGCCGACGGCGCCGAGACGATGGTCGCCACCGGCGACACCATCCGCACCGCCATCGCGGAGTGA
- a CDS encoding ABC transporter permease subunit: MSRGRWWREVGWRHVVGLAAVAFAVFPILYIVSAAFNPLGSVVSTNLIPRELSLVNFQALFSDPSRPFGRWMLNTLAVCTAVTVIQVSCSALAAYAFSRFRFRGRRGGLLALLLIQMFPQILATIALFLLFTELGTVVPAIGLNTLLGYILVMCGNAFAQVWLIKGFFDSIPQSLDEAATVDGAGHATIFFRILLPLLQPILAVTGLLAFVGVISEFLIASIFLREAGVRTVAVGLWSVIENDRSNNLGLFAAGALLTAIPVVLLFQYLQRFIVGGITAGGVKG, from the coding sequence ATGAGCCGCGGCCGCTGGTGGCGCGAGGTCGGCTGGCGGCACGTCGTCGGGCTCGCGGCGGTCGCCTTCGCCGTCTTCCCGATCCTCTACATCGTCTCGGCGGCCTTCAACCCGCTCGGCAGCGTCGTCTCGACGAACCTCATCCCGCGCGAGCTGAGCCTCGTCAACTTCCAGGCGCTGTTCTCCGACCCCTCGCGGCCCTTCGGCCGGTGGATGCTCAACACGCTCGCGGTGTGCACCGCGGTGACGGTCATCCAGGTCTCGTGCAGCGCGCTGGCGGCGTACGCCTTCAGCCGCTTCCGGTTCCGCGGGCGGCGCGGCGGGCTGCTCGCCCTGCTGCTCATCCAGATGTTCCCGCAGATCCTCGCGACGATCGCGCTGTTCCTGCTCTTCACCGAGCTGGGCACGGTCGTCCCCGCCATCGGCCTCAACACCCTGCTCGGCTACATCCTCGTCATGTGCGGCAACGCCTTCGCGCAGGTGTGGCTCATCAAGGGCTTCTTCGACTCGATCCCGCAGTCCCTCGACGAGGCCGCCACGGTCGACGGCGCCGGGCACGCGACGATCTTCTTCCGCATCCTCCTGCCGCTGCTGCAGCCGATCCTCGCCGTCACCGGCCTGCTCGCCTTCGTCGGCGTCATCAGCGAGTTCCTCATCGCCTCGATCTTCCTGCGCGAGGCAGGCGTCCGGACGGTCGCCGTCGGCCTGTGGTCCGTCATCGAGAACGACCGCTCGAACAACCTCGGGCTCTTCGCCGCGGGCGCGCTGCTCACGGCCATCCCCGTCGTGCTGCTCTTCCAGTACCTGCAGCGCTTCATCGTCGGCGGCATCACGGCGGGCGGGGTCAAGGGGTGA
- a CDS encoding glycoside hydrolase family 13 protein has protein sequence MTHELSAPHHDGSARCVGTSSPALGERVPVRVLVPDAADGSAWGGEVHLRQLRDGEPLLRAAEPDGRDPGGTWFAVEVEARNPVTSYRFLLSGRDGAGRPAHRWLTGEGTTARDVTDAADFRLLASEGPADWVADQVAYQVFPDRFARSGAERETPSWADRAAWDDAVVHRGPGVGRQWFGGDLDGIAAHLDHVESLGASLLYLTPFFEARSNHRYDAVTFDRVDPVLGGDEAMRRLVDAAHARGLRVMGDLTTNHTGVEHPWFRAAVADRTSEEAGYYRFLEDDPIGYETWLGVDTLPKLDHSSAALRRRFVDGPGSVVAEHLRRGLDGWRIDVANMTGRLGPDDLAVEVARLARATAHAVSPGAWMLAEHCHDAAADLVGDGWHGAMDYAGFTRPVWAWLNGGYPGGPGEEHGLRFLGWPVPVPVQPGGDVVATMRAVHAAMPWRSWAASTSHLDTHDTPRFRTVTGGGRSGLADLTGRGRDRYVAGLALQMTLPGVPTLFAGDEVGLTGLDGEHSRTPMPWDRPEAWDAPTLDAVRTWGRLRRGSVALRRGGLRWVTARDDVLVHLREHAEQRVLVHVARADHEPVRLPLAALGLRSASQLVPLVGGGATDGGDGTVVLPGDGPAASAWALEG, from the coding sequence GTGACCCACGAGCTCTCCGCCCCGCACCACGACGGCTCCGCCCGCTGCGTCGGCACGTCGTCGCCCGCCCTCGGCGAGCGCGTGCCCGTCCGGGTGCTCGTCCCCGACGCGGCGGACGGCTCCGCGTGGGGCGGGGAGGTGCACCTCCGCCAGCTCCGGGACGGCGAGCCGCTGCTGCGGGCCGCCGAGCCGGACGGTCGCGACCCCGGGGGCACGTGGTTCGCCGTCGAGGTCGAGGCCCGCAACCCCGTCACGTCCTACCGCTTCCTCCTGTCCGGCCGGGACGGCGCCGGCCGGCCGGCGCACCGCTGGCTCACCGGCGAGGGGACGACGGCCCGCGACGTCACCGACGCCGCCGACTTCCGGCTCCTCGCCTCCGAGGGGCCGGCGGACTGGGTGGCCGACCAGGTGGCCTACCAGGTCTTCCCCGACCGCTTCGCCCGCTCCGGCGCCGAGCGGGAGACGCCGTCGTGGGCCGACCGCGCCGCCTGGGACGACGCGGTGGTGCACCGCGGGCCCGGCGTCGGGCGGCAGTGGTTCGGCGGCGACCTCGACGGGATCGCCGCCCACCTCGACCACGTCGAGTCCCTCGGCGCCTCGCTGCTGTACCTCACGCCCTTCTTCGAGGCCCGCTCCAACCACCGGTACGACGCGGTGACCTTCGACCGCGTGGACCCGGTGCTCGGCGGCGACGAGGCCATGCGCCGGCTCGTCGACGCCGCGCACGCGCGGGGCCTGCGGGTCATGGGCGACCTCACGACCAACCACACCGGCGTCGAGCACCCGTGGTTCCGCGCGGCCGTCGCCGACCGCACCTCCGAGGAGGCGGGCTACTACCGCTTCCTCGAGGACGACCCGATCGGCTACGAGACGTGGCTCGGTGTCGACACGCTGCCCAAGCTGGACCACTCGTCGGCCGCCCTCCGGCGGCGGTTCGTCGACGGGCCCGGCTCCGTCGTCGCCGAGCACCTGCGGCGCGGGCTCGACGGGTGGCGGATCGACGTCGCCAACATGACCGGCCGCCTCGGCCCCGACGACCTCGCGGTCGAGGTGGCCCGCCTGGCCCGGGCGACGGCGCACGCCGTCAGCCCCGGCGCCTGGATGCTCGCCGAGCACTGCCACGACGCCGCCGCGGACCTCGTGGGCGACGGCTGGCACGGGGCGATGGACTACGCGGGCTTCACCCGGCCGGTCTGGGCGTGGCTCAACGGCGGCTACCCCGGTGGTCCGGGGGAGGAGCACGGCCTGCGCTTCCTCGGCTGGCCGGTGCCCGTGCCCGTGCAGCCGGGCGGCGACGTCGTCGCGACCATGCGCGCGGTCCACGCGGCGATGCCGTGGCGCTCGTGGGCGGCGTCGACGTCGCACCTCGACACCCACGACACGCCCCGCTTCCGCACCGTGACCGGGGGCGGGCGCAGCGGCCTCGCCGACCTGACGGGCCGCGGCCGCGACCGGTACGTCGCCGGCCTCGCCCTGCAGATGACGCTGCCCGGCGTCCCGACGCTCTTCGCGGGCGACGAGGTCGGGCTCACCGGCCTCGACGGCGAGCACTCCCGGACCCCCATGCCGTGGGACCGCCCCGAGGCGTGGGACGCCCCGACGCTCGACGCCGTCCGCACCTGGGGCCGGCTGCGGCGCGGCTCGGTCGCGCTGCGGCGGGGCGGCCTGCGCTGGGTCACGGCCCGCGACGACGTCCTCGTGCACCTGCGCGAGCACGCCGAGCAGCGCGTCCTCGTCCACGTCGCCCGGGCCGACCACGAGCCCGTCCGGCTGCCCCTCGCGGCCCTCGGCCTGCGGTCGGCGTCCCAGCTCGTGCCGCTCGTCGGCGGCGGCGCGACGGACGGCGGCGACGGCACGGTCGTCCTGCCGGGCGACGGCCCCGCCGCCTCGGCCTGGGCGCTCGAGGGCTGA
- a CDS encoding ABC transporter permease subunit, with the protein MVQQLSTAPTESPAAHPPPRGSRSTPVLLLKILLLAVVLSTVISLTPALVAAERWGFLVFFWALVLLVVAVYATRRAIPLKYLLPGSILLFSFVVYPVISTFQVSLTNLGDGTRSTQEQAVTQILGASVVQTPDAPRYNLTVGTTGSATDGPFAFLLVDPATGEASVGTEDGLEPLDDATVTEGFVTAADGYTLLTPAEVNAASAALAEVTVPTEGGAIRQLGIRQAFEGSTPLVYDEDSETITNTSTGVSYTPTLQGDREYFVSADGQRLSDQSWAADVGFANYVRAFTDGRILSDFLGIFGWTLVFATLSVATTFALGTVLAIVLNDRRVRGQKVYRSVLLLPYAIPSFISLLLWSGFWNTDFGLINDLTGLSVNWFGGATTAKVAVILTNLWLGFPYMFLVVTGALQAIPEDLKEAAGIDGASGFMGFRKITFPLLLIPTAPLLVASFAFNFNNFNTIFLLTGGGPFTPENPTAGGTDLLISYTIRLAFGASGAQFGFASAIAVLLFVITGVVAALQFRLTRRLEDVL; encoded by the coding sequence GTGGTCCAGCAGCTCAGCACCGCCCCCACCGAGAGCCCGGCGGCGCACCCGCCGCCCCGCGGCTCGCGCTCGACGCCGGTCCTCCTGCTGAAGATCCTGCTGCTGGCGGTGGTCCTCAGCACCGTCATCTCCCTGACGCCGGCGCTCGTCGCCGCCGAGCGCTGGGGCTTCCTCGTCTTCTTCTGGGCGCTGGTGCTGCTCGTCGTCGCCGTCTACGCGACGCGACGCGCCATCCCGCTCAAGTACCTGCTGCCCGGGTCGATCCTGCTCTTCAGCTTCGTCGTCTACCCCGTCATCTCGACGTTCCAGGTGTCGCTGACGAACCTCGGCGACGGCACGCGGTCCACGCAGGAGCAGGCGGTCACGCAGATCCTCGGCGCCTCGGTCGTCCAGACGCCCGACGCGCCCCGCTACAACCTCACGGTCGGCACCACCGGCTCCGCGACCGACGGCCCCTTCGCCTTCCTCCTCGTCGACCCGGCGACGGGGGAGGCGTCCGTCGGCACGGAGGACGGCCTCGAGCCGCTCGACGACGCCACGGTCACCGAGGGCTTCGTCACCGCGGCCGACGGCTACACGCTCCTGACGCCGGCCGAGGTCAACGCCGCCAGCGCCGCGCTCGCCGAGGTCACCGTCCCCACCGAGGGCGGGGCGATCCGCCAGCTCGGCATCCGGCAGGCCTTCGAGGGCTCGACGCCCCTCGTCTACGACGAGGACTCCGAGACGATCACCAACACCTCGACGGGCGTCTCCTACACGCCGACGCTGCAGGGGGACCGCGAGTACTTCGTCAGCGCGGACGGCCAGCGGCTGTCGGACCAGTCCTGGGCCGCCGACGTCGGCTTCGCCAACTACGTCCGGGCCTTCACCGACGGGCGCATCCTGTCCGACTTCCTCGGCATCTTCGGCTGGACGCTCGTCTTCGCGACGCTGTCGGTGGCGACGACCTTCGCGCTCGGGACGGTGCTGGCCATCGTCCTCAACGACCGGCGCGTCCGGGGCCAGAAGGTCTACCGCTCGGTGCTGCTGCTGCCCTACGCCATCCCGAGCTTCATCTCGCTGCTGCTGTGGTCGGGCTTCTGGAACACCGACTTCGGGCTCATCAACGACCTGACCGGGCTGTCCGTCAACTGGTTCGGCGGGGCGACGACGGCGAAGGTCGCCGTCATCCTCACCAACCTCTGGCTGGGCTTCCCCTACATGTTCCTCGTCGTCACCGGCGCGCTGCAGGCGATCCCCGAGGACCTCAAGGAGGCCGCCGGCATCGACGGCGCCAGCGGGTTCATGGGCTTCCGGAAGATCACCTTCCCGCTGCTGCTCATCCCCACGGCCCCGCTGCTCGTCGCGTCCTTCGCCTTCAACTTCAACAACTTCAACACGATCTTCCTGCTCACCGGCGGGGGGCCCTTCACGCCGGAGAACCCGACGGCCGGCGGGACCGACCTCCTCATCAGCTACACGATCCGCCTCGCCTTCGGCGCCAGCGGCGCCCAGTTCGGCTTCGCGTCCGCCATCGCGGTGCTGCTCTTCGTCATCACGGGCGTCGTCGCCGCCCTGCAGTTCCGCCTGACCCGTCGACTCGAGGACGTGCTCTGA
- a CDS encoding LacI family DNA-binding transcriptional regulator, with product MKVRLADVAVRAGVSEATVSRVLNDKPGVSQATRDKVRSVLDVLGYDDRFLPPAAAGLVGVVVPELSNPVFAALSLVVQTHLARAGYTPVVCSLVPGGVHEADFVRVLVQQKAAGVVFLSGVHANTEADAKPYVDMLRRGLPAVFVNGRMDGVDAPFVSTDDAVAVDLAVEHLVGLGHERIGLAMGPPRYVPSLRKTAAFHDAVRRHLAGVVPAGEVDSLVMYTQFRVDGGESAARALLDRGATAIVCGSDLMALGAVGAARARGLRVPEDVSVVGCDDSPLLDFTDPPLTTVHQDVEAVGTAAARALLAELKGEHPLRGELLVRPHLVVRGSTAAAPAPRAPVARPRRARTR from the coding sequence GTGAAGGTGAGGCTCGCGGACGTCGCCGTCCGCGCCGGGGTCAGCGAGGCGACGGTCAGCCGCGTCCTCAACGACAAGCCCGGGGTGTCGCAGGCGACCCGGGACAAGGTCCGCTCGGTCCTCGACGTGCTCGGCTACGACGACCGCTTCCTGCCGCCCGCGGCGGCAGGGCTCGTCGGCGTCGTCGTGCCGGAGCTGTCCAACCCCGTCTTCGCGGCGCTGTCGCTCGTCGTGCAGACCCACCTGGCGCGCGCGGGCTACACGCCCGTCGTCTGCAGCCTCGTGCCCGGCGGGGTGCACGAGGCGGACTTCGTGCGGGTCCTCGTGCAGCAGAAGGCGGCCGGCGTCGTCTTCCTGTCCGGCGTGCACGCCAACACGGAGGCGGACGCCAAGCCCTACGTCGACATGCTCCGCCGGGGGCTGCCGGCCGTCTTCGTCAACGGGCGGATGGACGGGGTCGACGCCCCCTTCGTCTCCACCGACGACGCCGTGGCCGTGGACCTGGCCGTCGAGCACCTCGTCGGGCTGGGCCACGAGCGGATCGGCCTGGCCATGGGCCCGCCGCGGTACGTGCCGTCGCTGCGCAAGACGGCCGCCTTCCACGACGCCGTCCGGCGGCACCTCGCCGGGGTCGTGCCGGCGGGCGAGGTCGACTCGCTCGTCATGTACACGCAGTTCCGCGTGGACGGGGGCGAGAGCGCCGCGCGGGCGCTGCTCGACCGGGGCGCCACCGCGATCGTCTGCGGCTCGGACCTCATGGCCCTCGGGGCCGTGGGCGCCGCCCGCGCCCGGGGGCTGCGGGTGCCCGAGGACGTGTCGGTCGTCGGGTGCGACGACAGCCCGCTGCTCGACTTCACCGACCCGCCGCTGACGACCGTGCACCAGGACGTCGAGGCCGTCGGCACCGCCGCGGCCCGCGCGCTGCTCGCCGAGCTGAAGGGCGAGCACCCGCTGCGCGGCGAGCTCCTCGTCCGTCCGCACCTCGTCGTGCGGGGGTCGACGGCCGCCGCACCGGCACCGCGGGCGCCGGTCGCCCGCCCGCGCCGCGCCCGCACGCGCTGA